The genomic window CCTTGCCGTGCCACGATGCCGTCATCAGCCGATTGTTGATGCCGAAACCGAGGCCGGCTTCAACCATGCGATACGTCGTATAATTGTCCACACTGGTAAACCGCGGCTCCATCGGCGATTGGACTTTGCGTAGCAAGTTGTCCGTGTCCGTATCCAGATCGGGCAACGTATTAATAAAGGTATCTTCTTTTAAGGCAGTCAAAGAGACTGCCTTTTTTTTTGCCTCTCGATGGTTCGGCGGCAGCCACAATACCATTTCATCTTGCCGCAGTGCCAGCCAATCTCCCTTGAACGGCCGGTATGTCGCTATGCAACATTGGATCCGCCTCTCTTCGAGCCAACGATACAAGTCTTTATTGCCGCCTTCTTCCAAATGGATCCGAACGTGGGGGTACGTTTCCTGAAAAGAACGGATAACAGGCGGCAGCCAATTGGCGGCAACGCTGAAATACGTGCCGACTGCCAGTTCCCCAATCTCCAGTCCGCATATTTGCGCCCCCGTTTCCTCGACCTGTCTGCCCCAGTGAACGAATTCACGCAGCTTCGGCAGCAGCAACTCGCCTTCTTTCGTCAGCGTAACGCCTCGCGTACTGCGGCGCAAAACGGCGAAGCCCAACGCCCGCTCGATGCTGTTGACGGCGCGCAGCACCCCGGACGGCGTATACCCCAGCCGCACTGCCGCGGCCGATAAGCTTCCGGCGTCGATTACCTGCAACAAAAGCCGGCATTTTTCCGTGTCCATAGGCCCTCCTCATTGTGATAGTTTATCATATTCATTGTGTAAAACAGTCTATTCCTTCACATCCGATTTTATATTATCATACGACTCAGATATATGCTATCTTCAAGGAGGAGTCACGATGAAACGAAGTCATGCCGAACTTTTATTGATGACCGTCATTATCCTGCGCAGCACATCCTATTTGTGCTCCAAAGTCGGGTTAGATTCCCTGCCGCCTCTGGAATTGCTGGCAATTCGTTTTTCACTGGCCTTCGTCATTCTCGCCGTTATTTTCCGCAAACGGATAGAAATGACCTTAACCAGGCAAGTACTGCACAACGCCGTCATCATGGGCGGTCTTCTCTCGGCCTGCATGTCTTGCGAACTGATCAGCCTGACGATGATCAATTCCTCGACGGCCGCCTTTCTGGAAAACACGGCCGTCGTCTGGGTTCTTCTGTTGGGAGCGCTGCGGCATCGCCGGCTCCCCAACAAACTGACGGGAGCTTGTACGCTCGCCATTTTCTGCGGTATCGCCCTGCTCACGCTCCGCGGCACGGCGTTTCAATTTTCCCTCGGCGAAGGAATCTGCCTCTGCGCTTCTCTCTTCTATGCCGTCTGGCTGCTGGCGACCAACACGCTCTCCCGCCAATCGGACCCGCTGGTCCTCGGCATCGTGCAGTTTGGCGTTCTCGCCTGCTTTACCGGTATCGGCGCCGTTCTTTTTGAAACTCCCGTCTTGCCGGCACAACCGATTGAATGGGAAGTCATTCTGGTCCTGACCTTCGTCTGCACGATTTTCGGCTTTACCTTCCAGCCCGTCGCCCAGCGCTACACGACGGCGGAAAAAGCGGGGCTCTTCTCGGCCTTGAATCCCCTCGTCGCTGCCATTCTCGGCTGGCTCGTCCTTCAGGAAGAAATGGGCTTGCCGCAAATCGCCGGCAGCACGCTGATCCTGACGGGCATCATTCTGCTCCAGACTGTCGGCAAAGAAAAAGAAGGGACGGCAAAAAACACAGCCACACCGAAACTGCCGAAGATCGGGACGGCAAAAGTCAACGGACAGCCTTCGGGCCAATAAAAAAGACGGCGGCGCCGTGCAGAACAGCACGACGCCGCCGTTTTTTTATTTTCAGTACTCTCTCTCGGCAATTTCACAAAG from Megasphaera vaginalis (ex Bordigoni et al. 2020) includes these protein-coding regions:
- a CDS encoding LysR family transcriptional regulator gives rise to the protein MDTEKCRLLLQVIDAGSLSAAAVRLGYTPSGVLRAVNSIERALGFAVLRRSTRGVTLTKEGELLLPKLREFVHWGRQVEETGAQICGLEIGELAVGTYFSVAANWLPPVIRSFQETYPHVRIHLEEGGNKDLYRWLEERRIQCCIATYRPFKGDWLALRQDEMVLWLPPNHREAKKKAVSLTALKEDTFINTLPDLDTDTDNLLRKVQSPMEPRFTSVDNYTTYRMVEAGLGFGINNRLMTASWHGKVAVRSFDPPQYITLGVAVPSLEEASPVTKTFINYLKSGVADGL
- a CDS encoding DMT family transporter, yielding MKRSHAELLLMTVIILRSTSYLCSKVGLDSLPPLELLAIRFSLAFVILAVIFRKRIEMTLTRQVLHNAVIMGGLLSACMSCELISLTMINSSTAAFLENTAVVWVLLLGALRHRRLPNKLTGACTLAIFCGIALLTLRGTAFQFSLGEGICLCASLFYAVWLLATNTLSRQSDPLVLGIVQFGVLACFTGIGAVLFETPVLPAQPIEWEVILVLTFVCTIFGFTFQPVAQRYTTAEKAGLFSALNPLVAAILGWLVLQEEMGLPQIAGSTLILTGIILLQTVGKEKEGTAKNTATPKLPKIGTAKVNGQPSGQ